The genomic interval CGTTTATCATATCGTAATTTATATTGTGTCAAATGTATATGGATTGTGATCCAAGTGTTTTTACTATTGTTCGACTAGTTGACTTTGTCTAGACAATCAAGTCTTAAGGAAGGTGACACTGTGCAATTTACGAGTTTCATTCACTGTATTTAACAATGGAGGAGATTTACAATGTTGCAATAACGGCTTTTACGCTCATTGTCAGAATTCTCCACATGCAAAGAACTGAATAAAAATGATAACACATATTTCACTTGAGCAATTATCACTTTAATATCAGCAAACAtgtttttcactttatatacaaaGTTTTGTAAGATATATCACGAATTGAAATTGTCAAACAGTAACACAAACGCATTTAAATCTCAATATCTCGGTCACAATATCAAACGTTTGAATACTGATATAAGTTAACAAAAACGCTTTTAATTATCAAGGTCACGATTTCAAACGTTGTTTTTTGTGTATATTATCtttacgttgtttttttttttaaatcagtgaaCGTCTTTTTCCCTCAAAGATATGTATTAATGCTTGCTTTTTCCGAACTGCTTTGGAAATGTGTTATATCTCGGATTTTGTTGACGGAAACTTCCGAAGTTTGCATTACGGTCTGCTTTGATTAAGTGCTTAAAGTGCGATGCAAGTTGTGCAAGAACGGTACTCGCTGGAACAAAGCCCTCCTAAAGAGAGTGTTCCTCGCAACGTAGATAGTCGGGTTCCATATTATGGAGGATTTGGCGAAGAGGGCTGGTAACACGGTGACCACAACAGGGAGTTTTCTGAAGTAACCGAAGGCGGAGCAGAGTGTGACGATGGCATATGGAGTCCAGCTAATGAAGAACGCACCTGTGGTAGTAGAAATTAATTGTGATTCCAGCTTTAATCGCTTCAATGATTTATGTCGTGTTGTATATTGTCCCGTAGTGTATATGAAATTAGTAACTTACCTCAAATAAAAtactaataatatattatatcataataatatgtcTGCAGAATCGTTCTTCCTATATTATATGGTTGATAGATCTATGACAGTATTGTTCATTCGAGTAAAGTCGTCTTTTAATATGAAATTTAAATTGGGATCCTTTTAGTTTAATATAAGTAACCTATGTATGACCTTGCAATCGATTTTACTCGAGTCAAGTACGGAACTGTCACTATACACCGTATGTATTATTGGTTTGCGATTTATTTACGTTTATAATGAAACTTAACGTGTATGATCACAATTTATACGATAAACTCCCCACTAAAGGAAGTCAATTTTATAGCGgatgttttgataaattataacttaatttgaattaatgtttttattttcaaataatttttacgATTTGTATGCTTTTTTTATTCAGATTGAGCAAATGGTGTTTCGCAGATTGAATGGTATGACCATGCGGTCAAATCCACGTGACTTCTAGATCCTACGTATTTATAAATTTAGTGGAATATATGCAACTGATCTGGGAGGGTACTCACATATCATGCACAAAACAGTGATCGCCATCTTTCTGTCATTGCGTTGTCTGTTCGTTCGTCCTTTCAACTTGCTTTGTTCGAGGATTCTGGTTCTTTTGCATTGCAACTGTTAAAAAGATAAGTTGCACTATAATAAACAAACTCTTCATCACCCAGGATATCAGACCagtaatttcatatttattcttgtattatttccatttttgataatttttaaaagTGTATTATTAAAATCTAGTATTTGTAATTATATGTTTAGCATCAATTTCTACATCACCATAAAGCGAAAAATGTTGAACCGATCACATAGAGTGAGGCTGAGGGTATTGATCTTAGTATTGTATTAATAGTgtgaatttattttattgtatttaagaaaaaaaaatcaattaaattaaatgtccTGATAGCTTTATTACATTTCTAATACATGTAAAAGTTTTTATGATGAATATACTCGTTGAACACTTACATAATTTTTAGAGCCATCGTCTCGTGTAACTCTTTTAAAAGTCGTTTTgcacataaatataataaaaagaatTGTTTTTCTTTACTGTGTTTGTAGCTTCAAAAGTAagacgttaataaactattaTGTCTGTCTGTATTGGCTTAATGATAAAGGAAACAAACTTGTAGAACAAAAAACGAAGTGACAGGCTTTGGTGATTCATCGTGGTTGCGGAGGGTACACtaataaacacatacatatttatgttttccCCATTTGATTTATCGTGAAAAAGTCCTTACCGTTATGAAAATGTTCCTGTAACTGAAAAGAATGAGCGAGAGGGGGCAAATCCATCCGCAGATTAAAATGGCCATATAATATGTGATGTCAGAGGTCACGTGACTCCGCCAGTTGATTGCACAGCGCACACCAATGCCTTCCAGTGAATAGGAATTCCAGCCAATGGCTAAAAATATAAACAGccattatgttaaataaatataatgtattaaaGACCATTACACAGTTGATTTGAATCAGACGATTAATACTTTACAATCTACAGATGATTctgtaaataatttgaaaatcctTCAAAAAGCATTCATTCGGGTATTTTATCGTAGCGTTAAAATACAAAATCTACAATGAGAGAAATGCGGTACCCTATGTAATTTCCTGAATTTGGTAATTAGTTACTTGCTTTCAGTAAAATATGGTTTCCAGTatttcagtatattaataatactGTATTTGTTATCACTTTCTGTTAACATCCCTctttgaatataaattaaaaatatatcattgtaTATCTTTCTGTTACAAACATACTCACCAGGCATCAAAGCCCAAACAAAACCATTCCCAAAACAGCACATAACGAGTTTGAAAGCTTTTTGTTTCGTCATCACTATGCCGCGTGGTTTCACGATGATGACGTAACGGTCTATTGATATGGCGGCGAGAAGGGAAATCTGGCTGATTCCAAACCACGTTGTGGCAAAGCCATAGAACACGCACCCTGGAAAAAGTAAAAACGAATACCTGATAAAATCCTTACTCAAAGCCATGGATggtaataaaatgtattcacTAATTTTTTCAGACTTGAACCTTTTGATGTACAAGGTTTCATGTATGAAAAGATTATATATCCTTCTTGTCTATAAAAAGCAAGAGATTAAAGTGGTATCAAGGTTATATCATGCCACGTGTCATCAAAATGGTATTATCTCACAAAAGATCTTTATACCGATGCATTACTTGTGTCACGAGAGTCCGAATGATTATATCTATCTAAAAAATAGACATTTTGCAGAGATGTCACTGCAAGTTGCCGCTCAACGATTAATACGTCTACGAAACATGAAAATTTGTGACATAAGTAGCTATAAAAATGTATCCACCTTCAATTTTATCTAATAACTTTGACTTCATATGTTATGTAAAAAAATGACAGCATAATATACGATTCAAAcacatatttgtaaataaacaaaattactgTACAATCAGCTTCTATGCCACTTAAAAAGCTTATAGATATTTTTAAGATATATTGTGAATTTTTAACCCATGCatttcaaatgcattaaaatgcATCATTGTTGAGGAGATGTTTTATACTataatttacaatttttttttagaccAACAGCTttgtataaacaattatatagttATTTCGCCGAAATTGCAATTGAAATAAGGTTCATATGAaagattagaaaataaataaccTCATAAATTGAAGCtcacataattaatattttttatttcatatttataagACGCATAATTGCTTTTAGGTAAATCTGTATTTTCACATATGTGTGTTGTTATTATGTCCGTGCCGATTTTGAAGTACAGTAagaatttaaatatgtattacacCACAATTTTTGTCAATGACAATTACATTGATtctgtattttgtaaaaacatgacGTATCCCTGTCTATAAGAGTGTTTTGCGTGCCTCATTGATTAAATATATCAGATATATAGTAAGTTGATTTAATCAATGTTCTTTGgtaatattttaacatttcaacAGTTTCggtaatattttgtgttttataacaACTCCATCAGGACAAATGTGATGTTTGGAATATAAAATTATACTTAaccaattattataaataataaggaTTTTTAATAAACGAAGCTTGACATAAAATTGGCAATCCATATCTATAAAAATACGCACTCTTATGCATTAAACTCTTACCGTAGCCGATAGTAATGCTTTTAAAGTGATTTTATAATGACATTCAGTGAATTTTCGTAATGAGTTTGTGCTATTGAATTTGGAAACAAATTCGTTATAATGAAACATGTCTAAAAAGAAGCATATAGTAAAAGTTTTATAGTTATATTGTAATGTCATTGAATGCATTTTCCTAATGGGTATTTGTacttgatttcaaaacaaaacacatttacgtgaaataaaagttttaaaaaaggCATACCAGTTCGTCCAAAGACCCAGTGTTGACTGAAAGAAGAAGCAATGATCATCCAGTTGCCGAACACACACATCCCTATATCCGCTAGACTGAGTCCGACGATGAAATAGTTGTGCATGGAATGTAGACGCCTATCACTGTAAAACACGTACAATGTCAAGAGGTTCTGGCTCAAGCCGAAGATCAACACTAGCACAACGTAAGCCACATAGGAGGCGTACACGGAGCTTGAAATTACAAAGTCTGGTTCCGTTGGCATTGACGTTGCGTTCGGTGCCATTGGTGGCGTTAACGTTTCGTTGTGGTTTACTACAAGATAAGGCACTTCCGCAATCCGCGCTGCAGAGATCATGTTATCCTTTTTGCTGTCGTTGTGAATACAATGGTTCAACGTTTCTGTGCATAATGTGAATTGTATTTCATTGGtctgtatttatttttcattattgcgTTTTTCTGCAAAACGTGATTTATTCGTATCAGTAGCGCGACAAAGTGTGCAATTCTTGAGTCATGCAAGAACAATTCTTAAATCTTCAATAATTATCACAAATTCTCCGCCGATTAGATAGTTCTTTTATCGACGTTGAATTAACCTGTTATTTGATGCTATTTTCCTCTTCTTCAAAGTGCtgcaaaatatgttcaaatatgatATTTATGTACTAAACATTTCAACTATAATCCAATATGAACTCCTGTTTCATATATGTTCCAGAATCTGAACTCCTTGCAATAACAAATTTTCATCATGTAAAGACGCTTTTATTCAATGACGTTATAAACTGAGATAGCGGGCCGAATGCCTCTTATATACTGCATCCAATCACTCCGGCGCCAATCGCAGGTTTCCTCTCTGCGACATCTCCTTATCACATTCCCGTTCACAAACTCTTTCTTCCTATTATCACTGATCCAATACAGTGCAACGATTTCAAGAGAACGGCGTTACTGCTTTTATCTCTACCTTTTTTTGCGTTATTGACTTACTGCTATTCCGCTTATTATTTTAATGGGATTTGTTGCGGACGGTAAAACTAGTATACTGAAATTATTTACGTGTGTGAACAGGTATGGTTTCTACATGCtcgattaaaataaaaaaatcaactttgttttatatttatttgagaCTTATACATAAACGTTTTAAATTGttgaaaaatgacaaaattacggaatgtaatcttatgtaatgtAAATGAACGGACTTCTCGTATACTATTACcgtgtttataaataattaagtatctttatttttgtttgaGAACAAAATGTTTTTAGATTGTCATAATCATACAATTTCACctaaagttttgttgtttttttcgttcgGAGATAAATTTCGTTAACAAGATTTGTTTGTTCTTAAATTTAGATaactatatataaatttaatatatcaaTTACTTCGGGATTCAACAGTGAATATCGCTATGATGACATCtgattttcattaaaatactttattCAACGTTTATGTTTGCATATTGTGTGAAGCAGTTTTCTATATttcctttttaaatatatttcattaacAAAAAGGTTACCAAGAATTAACGTGGCGAAATTGGATCTTGATTCATTTTCGAACTCCAGGCACATTTCAGATTGTGGCATTTGACATACGATTTACCGCCTAACAGAGCAGGAAATACGATCATTTCTATAAATATAATAAGGAAGGCGGTGGAAACTTCAAATAGGGATGGACTATTTTTGACAGCATCGTTTCGTggacaataacaaaacaaaaattacacaaactatatattaataaaacacatattgtaACCTTCGAATGATAATTTtctaattatttttgtttattggcAAATAATTAACTTAAGCTAAAAAGCAATGCGGACTGTTATTCTCGCAGTTAAAGTCAAAAGCATCAGATGTTTAAGTCGTTAACGAATGATCAAATAAACACTAAGTCCAACATTATTTCTTCAACATCCTCTTGAAATTGATTGATAATACAGTTCAATTCTCGATTACAGAAATACACTTGATAAAACAGTTGGATTCTAGGTGGCagtaaaaaatgttattaaaatttaaattaaaaaacgtCATTAATGTTAATTAATATCAATCAATTACATTTAGCAATATGTACGTGTTTCATCTTTTGCATGACTTCTCgcatttatatttagaaaatggtTAATTATGTATATGCTGTAATAAACGATTTTCGTTCTTAAAGTTGAGCCAAAAACGAACGAAtgccatattttaaataaaataaaaaccatcGCTACAAAATCTCAATGAATCATAATCCTCTGAGAAATTACTGCAATTGAAGTAATATACCATTCGTCGGATAGACATGTGTCCACTTTATCTCCTTTACACTGTTTTCCTGAACTTCTGTCCGTTGATATCGGGACGAAATCGGAACAAGCTAACCTTGGTTCGCGGGATCATTAAAC from Dreissena polymorpha isolate Duluth1 chromosome 1, UMN_Dpol_1.0, whole genome shotgun sequence carries:
- the LOC127877561 gene encoding visual pigment-like receptor peropsin; its protein translation is MAPNATSMPTEPDFVISSSVYASYVAYVVLVLIFGLSQNLLTLYVFYSDRRLHSMHNYFIVGLSLADIGMCVFGNWMIIASSFSQHWVFGRTGCVFYGFATTWFGISQISLLAAISIDRYVIIVKPRGIVMTKQKAFKLVMCCFGNGFVWALMPAIGWNSYSLEGIGVRCAINWRSHVTSDITYYMAILICGWICPLSLILFSYRNIFITLQCKRTRILEQSKLKGRTNRQRNDRKMAITVLCMICAFFISWTPYAIVTLCSAFGYFRKLPVVVTVLPALFAKSSIIWNPTIYVARNTLFRRALFQRVPFLHNLHRTLST